The Clostridium sp. DL-VIII DNA window ATAATAAAGTAAAGAATCTTAAAACATATTTTCATGCATTCACAAAAGATAAAGATTTGGTAAATATAGAAAGTAAATTTTCTAAAGATGAAGAGAAAAGGATAAATCTTAAAGTAAGAGTAGTAGACTTTCTTACAGAGACAAAGGATGATGATGAAATTCTTAAAGTAGTGTTAGAGGAAGAAAAAGATGTGCTTAATAAGATTATGTCTCAAATACCTAAAGAGTTATTTGAAGAATATAACGTAATTAGAAGTGTAGATTTTATGCTAGAATTTATGAAAAAAGGATGTAATAAGGCTACTGGAATAGAGAAGTTAGCTCAGCATTTAGGAATCCGCAAAGAAGAAATTATTGCTATTGGTGATGCGGTCAATGATAGAATATGCAGGCTTTGGAGTAGCTATGGGAAATGCAGAGGATGAAATTAAAATGCTGGCAAATTTTATAACAAAAAGTAATGAAGAAGATGGAGTAGCATATGTAATTAATAAATTTATAATAAATGATGTTTAAAAACAATTAGTATGTAGATAATCTTTCAGAAGTTAAGTACATCAACATAAAAATGTAAAACATTACAGGAGTAGATGAATGAGTTTTAATAAACTTAGTACATGATCTTATGTATTTAAAAATAGCCATTATATTTTAGGAGGTTAACTATGCTTACAATTGGTTATATTGGAAATGGTAAAAGTGCTAACAGATATCATTTACCATTTGTCTTACAAAGAAAAAATATTAAAGTAAAAACAATTTATCAAAGAAATCCTAAGAATGAAAAATGGAGCAGAATTGCGGGAGTAAATTATACCTCTGACTTAAATGAATTATTAAATGACAAGGAAATACAATTGATAGTTGTATGTACAATGCATAATAGTCATTATGACTATGCAAAAATGGTATTGGAACATAATAAACATTGTTTAGTTGAAAAACCATTTATGGAAACCTCAAAAGAAGCAAAAGAAATATTTACTTTGGCAAAAGAAAAAGGATTAATTGTTCAAGCTTATCAAAATAGACGTTTTGATAGTGATTTTTTAACAGTTCAAAAAGTTATCGAGGAGGGAAAATTAGGCAAATTAATAGAAATAGAAATGCATTATGACTATTATAGACCAGAAGTACCTGAATCTATTACAAGCTTTAATCCTACCTTATCATATTTATATGGTCATGGTTGTCATACTTTGGATCAAGTAATTAGTTATTTTGGTAAACCAGATAATATCCATTATGATGTAAGACAATTATTGGGATCAGGTAGAATGAATGATTACTTTGATTTGGATTTATATTATGGAAAGTTAAAAGTATCTGTGAAGTCTAGTTACTTTAGAATTAAAGAAAGACCAAGTTTTGTTGTATATGGCAAAAAAGGATGTTTTGTAAAGGAAACAAAAGATCGTCAAGAAGAGCATTTAAAATTATTTTATATGCCTGAAAACAAGGATTTTGGTATTGATACATTTAAGCATTATGGTGTGCTTACATATATCGATGAGGAAGGTGTGATACACGAAGAAAAAGTGAAATCTGTTAATGGTGATTATGGAAGAGTATATGATGATTTATATGAAGCAATTATAAATGGTAAAAGTAAAACAATTACTGACGAACAAACACTATTGCAAATGGAAATGCTAGAAACAGGAGTAAAGGATTTAATATAAACAATAGAAGGAGTCCCTGCTTCTATATAAGAAGCTGATTTTAAGGATTTCTCGTACGGATTTAGGTGAATTTTAAATACACATGTATGAAGAATGTGAATATATAAGAAATGAAATATGGAGGAATAAAACAAGGTGAATCAAGATAATTTAAGAAGATTATGTGCTGAAAAAGCTATGGAATATATAAAAAATAATACTGTAATTGGATTAGGTGCTGGAAGGAATATAGCGTATTTAATTGAGTTAATAAGCAAATCTGTACAAGATAATTTTAAAATTAAGGTTGTAACTCCATCTGATAATACAAAGAATCTTTGTATTAAATATGGCATTGAAGTAATACCAACGTGTTTTGTAGAAGAAGTAGATGTTGCTTTTGATGGATGCGGTGAGGTAGATGAGAATTTCCAAGCTTCAAAAGGTGGCGGAGGTGTATATACAAAAGAAAAAATAATTGGATCAATGGCTAAGGAGTATATTTTACTTATAGATGAACAAAAACTAACCAAAGAATTAAATTGTAAGCATTTTGTTTCATTAGAAGTAGTTAAAGATTCATTAAGTTATGTAAGTAAAATGGTTAAAAGCTTAGGAGGTGATCCTGTAGTTAGAACAACTACTAATAAAGATGGTTATTTAATTACTGATGATGGTAACTTTATATTAGATGTAAAATTTGAAAATATAAAGGATTTTAAGAAATTAAATGATAATCTGAATGATATTGTAGGCGTAATTGGTACTTCTTTGTTTATGAGCGAAGTCACAAAGTTAATAGTGGCTGGGGAAAATGGAGTAAGAGTTATTTCAAAGAGATAGAATTAAAAATATATTTAAACTATTTTTAGATAAAAAATGGAGGAATAAATATGAAATTAGGTATTATTGGAGCAGGAATGATAGTGAAAGACTTTTTGTCAATCACTTCACTTTTAAAGGATGTAGAATTAGAAGCGATGTGTGGTACGCCAAAAGATGAAGAAACAATGATTGAATTAAAGAATAAGTATGGAATTAAGAGAGTTTTGTATAGTTATGATGAATTATTAAATACTGATTTAGATGCAATTTATATTGGATTGCCTAATAATCTACATTTTGAATTTGCAAAAAAGGGATTAGAGGCAAATAAGAATGTTATTATTGAAAAACCATTCACATCAACATATAATGAAGCACTGATTTTAAGGGATTTAGCTAAACAAAAGCAGTTATTTATATTTGAAGCGATTACTAATCAATATCTTCCTAATTACAAAAAAATTAAAGAGTTACTTCCAACGCTCGGAGATATTAAAATAGTTCAATGCAATTATTCTCAATATTCAAGCAGATATAATAGTTTTAAAGAAGGAAATATATTGCCTGCCTTTGATCCTAAATTTTCAGGCGGTGCATTAATGGATTTAAATATTTACAATATTCATTATGCAGTAGGTTTGTTTGGAAAACCTGAAAATATTGAATACTACCCAAATGTTGAAAGAGGAATAGATACATCTGGAATATTAATATTAGATTATGAAACATTTAAATGTGTTTGTATTGGAGCAAAAGATTGTAAGGCACCTATTGCAAATAATATTCAAGGAGATAAAGGATGCATATATCAAGATACTCCAGCTAATGTTTGTGAAAGATTTGAGATATTGATGAATGACGGAACTAGTTCTTTAATAAATGAAAATAATTATGAACATCGTATGGTTAATGAATTTATTGAGTTTTTTGATATGATTGAAAATAATAACTTAGAAAAATGTTATAGGATGTTAGAACACAGCTTAATTGTTAGCGAAGTTCAAACAATTGCAAGGCATAAAGGTAGAATCATATTCCCTGAAGATAGTAAAAAATAGGGAATTAAAGTAAATTAAAATAATAAAAGTGAGTGATTACTTCAGAATGATACAAAAAGAAAAGTTATAATTGGTATAAAGAAGCTATAGCTACAAATGGAGTGGTTAAAAAAAGAACAGAATGATTATTTAATGGGGCTGTCAAGTATGAACTGCTCCCTGTCAAGTAGACAGTGAAAAAAATAAAAATATGGAAATGGTACAATAAAGTAGACACCAAGATAAAATAAAAATATGAAAAGGTGGTTTACTTTATGAGAAGGAGTTATGACAAACAATTTAAAATAGCAGCGGTTAAGTTAGTCATGGACGATAGTATGTCTGTTGCTGACGCAGCGAAAGCATTATCTATTCATTATAATTCTTTATACCGTATAATTCTTTATACCGTTGGATAAGTGAATATGAAGAATACGGAGAGAGTGCATTTCCAGGACATGGAACTGCACTCTATTCATATCAGTATGAAATAAAGAAGCTGAAACAAGAAAATATCGAGCTAAAGAAGGAATTAGAATTATTAAAAAAATACCAAGCCTTCTTGAAGCGAAAGAACAAATAAGATTTCAATATCTAAAAGAAAACCAAGGAAAATACAACATCAAGAAGGCATGTAGAACATTAAATGTATCTAGAGCTGGATATTATAAATATCTAAATCATAAACCTTCAAACAGAGATATAGAAAATAAAGTATTAAGTAAAGAGATAAAACAAATTTTCGAGGAACACAAAGGTAGAT harbors:
- the rpiA gene encoding ribose 5-phosphate isomerase A translates to MNQDNLRRLCAEKAMEYIKNNTVIGLGAGRNIAYLIELISKSVQDNFKIKVVTPSDNTKNLCIKYGIEVIPTCFVEEVDVAFDGCGEVDENFQASKGGGGVYTKEKIIGSMAKEYILLIDEQKLTKELNCKHFVSLEVVKDSLSYVSKMVKSLGGDPVVRTTTNKDGYLITDDGNFILDVKFENIKDFKKLNDNLNDIVGVIGTSLFMSEVTKLIVAGENGVRVISKR
- a CDS encoding oxidoreductase — encoded protein: MLTIGYIGNGKSANRYHLPFVLQRKNIKVKTIYQRNPKNEKWSRIAGVNYTSDLNELLNDKEIQLIVVCTMHNSHYDYAKMVLEHNKHCLVEKPFMETSKEAKEIFTLAKEKGLIVQAYQNRRFDSDFLTVQKVIEEGKLGKLIEIEMHYDYYRPEVPESITSFNPTLSYLYGHGCHTLDQVISYFGKPDNIHYDVRQLLGSGRMNDYFDLDLYYGKLKVSVKSSYFRIKERPSFVVYGKKGCFVKETKDRQEEHLKLFYMPENKDFGIDTFKHYGVLTYIDEEGVIHEEKVKSVNGDYGRVYDDLYEAIINGKSKTITDEQTLLQMEMLETGVKDLI
- a CDS encoding Gfo/Idh/MocA family oxidoreductase encodes the protein MKLGIIGAGMIVKDFLSITSLLKDVELEAMCGTPKDEETMIELKNKYGIKRVLYSYDELLNTDLDAIYIGLPNNLHFEFAKKGLEANKNVIIEKPFTSTYNEALILRDLAKQKQLFIFEAITNQYLPNYKKIKELLPTLGDIKIVQCNYSQYSSRYNSFKEGNILPAFDPKFSGGALMDLNIYNIHYAVGLFGKPENIEYYPNVERGIDTSGILILDYETFKCVCIGAKDCKAPIANNIQGDKGCIYQDTPANVCERFEILMNDGTSSLINENNYEHRMVNEFIEFFDMIENNNLEKCYRMLEHSLIVSEVQTIARHKGRIIFPEDSKK